One part of the Raphanus sativus cultivar WK10039 chromosome 7, ASM80110v3, whole genome shotgun sequence genome encodes these proteins:
- the LOC108817986 gene encoding disease resistance-like protein DSC2 isoform X2: protein MILKIATDVTNMLNFTPSRDFDHLVGMEAHIAKMSSLLCMESNEVRVVGMWGPAGIGKTTIARALYNRVSSDFQLSVFMENVKGSYSGNELDGYSSKLRLQEQFLSKLLTLKDMRINHLGVAEERLNSKKVFIVLDDVDKLEQLEALANEPRCFGAGSRIIVTTEHKELFKGHGVNYIYEVDFPSGDEALQIFSQSAFKQDYPPEGFMELAVEVTNVTNHLPLGLCVLGSSLRGKRKSEWTDELPSLKANLHGDIEKMLRVGYDSLGDDDKYKSIFLHIACLFDGEGEDRVIQLLDNRNCDIKYGLRVLVERALVYISSDKRVMMHHLLRKMGREIVRRQSAHEPGKRQFLIDAQEIYDVLADETGTGSLLGISFNMSETSELYLGERAFRGMHNLQILRFYKKWSDKTRLHLLEGLDCLPLPRKLKLLHWEACPMKQMPFQFRPECLVEINMKESKLRKLWEGVPMLRSLKKMDLSYSISLDELPDLSEAIFLNHLDLRNCESLVRLPFSIWKLGWLKFLHLHSCRNLEPLPANYALFSLSHLDTGSCSKFVDFPEISSSIERLNVSFTPIAAMPPSVENWGCLRKVEMIGCENITEFPRFSYTVTKLHLECTGIKEIPPWISDLYGLKVLSMAFCTELLEISPNICELGELKSLNFKGCYNVREFPAEIFQSFCIWHELELTLVGIGENSLPTYTPEETEDFPLRLYLSENDFVSFPDSVVKQVQYLCLRDCRELESLPDLPDSLSELHADNCVSLESLSQSSRSPHDPKLILSFINCSDLDEEAYELVIQQWACGYAVLPGSEVPDCFIHRASGSSLIFHLNPYLNPWNLYGSLRFKACVVLSPGDELDDVPFCSFQISCYVRGRHSTTVYEWPEIYVDRSNDPLLEDHLFILNSYFTLEGDNIPESEMLFDFRCLGMKVYPDTVSSNILECGVQLLEPCSCKYDGIAHPKVSTIPLKDDEGNNKSIAETGKTNKRARSSDAEEVEKTSKNLRVSN, encoded by the exons atgattttaaaaattgctACAGATGTTACTAACATGCTGAACTTCACGCCGTCGAGGGATTTCGATCATTTGGTTGGAATGGAAGCTCACATAGCGAAGATGAGTTCTTTGTTATGTATGGAGTCTAATGAAGTGAGGGTGGTAGGGATGTGGGGTCCTGCAGGAATTGGCAAAACCACTATTGCCAGAGCGTTATATAACCGAGTTTCCAGCGACTTTCAGCTCAGTGTTTTTATGGAGAATGTCAAGGGGAGTTATAGCGGAAATGAGCTTGACGGTTACAGCTCGAAGTTGCGGTTGCAAGAACAGTTCCTTTCTAAATTGCTGACTCTCAAGGATATGAGGATAAATCATTTAGGTGTGGCAGAGGAGAGGCTAAACTCCAAAAAAGTGTTTATTGTTCTTGACGATGTCGATAAACTAGAGCAGCTAGAAGCCTTAGCAAATGAACCTCGGTGTTTTGGTGCTGGAAGTAGGATTATAGTGACCACTGAGCACAAAGAACTTTTTAAGGGGCATGGTGTCAACTATATTTATGAGGTGGACTTTCCGTCTGGGGATGAAGCTCTACAGATCTTTTCTCAATCGGCCTTCAAACAAGATTATCCGCCGGAAGGATTCATGGAGCTTGCAGTTGAAGTTACAAATGTCACTAACCATCTTCCATTAGGACTCTGTGTTTTAGGCTCATCACTGCGAGGTAAAAGAAAAAGTGAGTGGACAGATGAACTACCTAGCCTTAAAGCGAATCTTCATGGCGACATTGAGAAGATGTTAAGAGTCGGCTACGATAGCTTAGGTGATGatgataaatataaatctatatttcTCCATATCGCATGTTTATTCGATGGTGAAGGAGAGGATCGGGTCATTCAGCTACTTGATAATCGTAACTGTGATATTAAATATGGACTTCGTGTACTTGTGGAAAGAGCTCTTGTATATATATCAAGCGACAAACGTGTTATGATGCACCATCTGCTACGAAAAATGGGCAGAGAAATAGTTCGTAGGCAATCTGCTCACGAGCCTGGGAAACGTCAATTCCTTATAGATGCTCAGGAGATTTATGACGTTCTTGCTGATGAGACT GGTACAGGAAGTCTGTTAGGCATATCATTCAACATGTCTGAAACTAGCGAGTTATATCTGGGAGAGCGAGCCTTCCGTGGGATGCATAATCTTCAAATTCTAAGATTCTATAAGAAATGGTCCGATAAAACCAGGCTCCATTTACTTGAAGGTTTGGATTGTTTGCCTCTACCTCGTAAACTTAAGTTGCTTCATTGGGAAGCATGTCCTATGAAGCAGATGCCGTTTCAGTTTCGTCCAGAATGTCTCGTTGAAATCAACATGAAAGAGAGCAAACTTAGGAAGCTATGGGAAGGAGTCCCA atGCTTAGAAGTCTAAAGAAAATGGATTTGAGTTATTCCATTAGTCTGGATGAACTTCCTGACCTTTCAGAGGCAATATTTTTGAACCATTTGGATTTAAGGAATTGTGAAAGCTTGGTTAGGCTTCCTTTTTCTATTTGGAAACTTGGTTGGTTAAAGTTCTTACACCTTCACTCCTGTAGAAACTTAGAGCCTCTTCCAGCAAACTACGCGTTGTTCTCTCTAAGTCACCTCGACACTGGCTCATGCTCGAAATTTGTGGATTTTCCAGAGATCTCTAGTTCTATTGAACGTCTCAATGTGTCCTTTACTCCCATAGCAGCAATGCCTCCATCAGTTGAGAACTGGGGTTGTCTTCGTAAGGTGGAAATGATTGGTTGTGAAAATATTACAGAGTTCCCACGTTTTTCGTACACTGTCACTAAGTTACATCTGGAATGCACAGGAATAAAAGAAATTCCTCCGTGGATCTCGGATCTCTATGGACTCAAAGTATTGTCGATGGCCTTTTGCACAGAGCTGCTAGAGATCTCTCCAAATATTTGCGAGTTAGGAGAACTCAAATCACTTAATTTCAAAGGTTGCTACAATGTAAGGGAGTTCCCTGCAGAAATCTTTCAGAGCTTCTGTATATGGCATGAGTTGGAGTTGACATTGGTGGGCATTGGCGAGAACAGTTTGCCTACATATACACCTGAGGAGACCGAAGATTTCCCATTAAGGCTGTATCTGTCTGAGAATGATTTTGTCAGTTTTCCAGATTCTGTCGTGAAGCAGGTACAATACCTTTGTCTTAGAGACTGCAGAGAACTTGAGTCGCTCCCAGACCTTCCTGACTCGCTGTCAGAACTGCACGCAGATAATTGTGTGTCTCTTGAAAGTTTATCTCAGTCTTCTCGTTCACCTCACGATCCAAAGCTCATCCTCAGTTTCATCAACTGCTCGGATCTGGATGAAGAAGCGTATGAACTAGTCATCCAGCAATGGGCTTGCGGTTATGCAGTTCTACCTGGTAGTGAAGTGCCTGACTGCTTCATTCACCGAGCTAGTGGAAGTTCTCTAATCTTCCATTTAAACCCATATTTAAACCCCTGGAATTTATATGGATCCTTGAGATTCAAGGCCTGTGTTGTTCTTTCCCCGGGAGATGAGCTCGATGATGTGCCTTTTTGTAGTTTCCAAATATCTTGTTACGTAAGAGGCAGACATTCCACCACTGTCTATGAATGGCCAGAGATATATGTGGATAGATCAAATGATCCGCTTCTGGAGGATCATCTGTTTATACTCAACTCTTATTTCACGCTAGAGGGAGACAACATCCCTGAAAGCGAGATGCTTTTTGATTTCAGATGCTTGGGGATGAAAGTATATCCGGACACCGTATCCTCCAATATATTGGAATGTGGTGTACAACTCTTGGAGCCTTGTTCTTGCAAATACGACGGCATAGCTCACCCCAAGGTATCGACTATTCCTCTGAAGGACGATGAAGGCAACAACAAGAGCATTGCAGAGACAGGGAAAACCAATAAACGAGCGAGGTCAAGTGATGCAGAGGAAGTAGAGAAGACGAGCAAAAATCTGAGAGTCAGCAATTGA
- the LOC108817850 gene encoding multiple C2 domain and transmembrane region protein 16, which translates to MATTRKLVVEIVDAKDLTPKDGHGTSSPYVVVDYYGQRRRTRTIVRDLNPVWNESLEFSLAKKPSHPVFNDVLEIDMYHDKNFGPTRRNNFLGRIRLGSDQFVSKGEEALIYFPLEKKSLFNLVQGEIGIRIYYADEAAPPASKPAVAPLEPVVEEKEEEVKAEGPDESNPPPPPETKDASAEVKETTEPSPPPPPEAPKPNEEASPALPENATVAGEEPPVLEPVSDQKSPAEEPPQNQPESEDILLETSDAESWVSAPRSPLPGVTISRSVSGSIPKTKTGGGPQPLPRSLSETASYTSEISDVSTIERSTFDLVEKMHYVFVRVVKARSLPTSGTPITKISLSGTTIESKPARKTSTFEWDQTFAFLRDSADSSSSPILEISVWEATDTSHFLGGICFDVSEIPLRDPPDSPLAPQWYRLEGGGAHHGDLMLATWTGTQADESFPDAWKTDTAGNVTARAKVYMSPKLWYLRATVMEAQDLLAPQLTAFKEASFQLKAQLGFQVQKTKPAVTRNGAPSWNEDLLFVAAEPFADQLVFTLEYRTSKGPVTVGMAHVPLTAIERRVDERLVASRWFGFEDPNDEKRGNRSRVHLRLCFDGGYHVMDEAAHVCSDYRPTARQLWKPAVGIVELGVIGCKNLLPMKTVNGKGSTDAYTVAKYGSKWVRTRTVSDSLDPKWNEQYTWKVYDPCTVLTVGVFDSWGVYEIDGIKDATRQDLRIGKVRIRISTLETGKAYRNTYPLLMLVNGGVKKLGEIELAVRFVRSAPPLDFLHVYTQPLLPLMHHIKPLTLFQEDMLRNTAVKILAVHLSRSEPPLRPEIVRYMLDADSQTFSMRKVRANWLRIVNVVAGMVDVARWVDDTRFWKNPTATLLVHALVVMLIWFPDLIVPTIAFYLFVIGAWNYRFRSRAALPHFDPRLSLADAADREELDEEFDVVPSNRPPEMVRSRYDKLRAVGARVQTILGEVAAQGEKMQALVTWRDPRATGIFVGLCLVVALVLYLMPTKMVAMASGFYYFRHPIFRDRKPSPVINFFRRLPSLSDRLM; encoded by the coding sequence ATGGCAACAACTCGCAAGCTGGTAGTAGAAATTGTAGACGCGAAAGACCTCACACCCAAAGACGGCCACGGAACGTCAAGTCCTTACGTTGTCGTCGACTATTACGGCCAGAGACGACGCACACGGACCATAGTCCGTGACTTAAACCCTGTTTGGAACGAGTCTCTCGAGTTCAGCCTCGCGAAAAAGCCTTCTCATCCGGTCTTTAACGATGTTCTCGAGATCGACATGTACCACGACAAGAACTTTGGACCCACTCGGAGGAACAACTTCCTCGGTAGGATCCGTCTCGGGTCCGATCAGTTCGTATCCAAAGGAGAAGAGGCTTTGATATACTTTCCTTTGGAGAAGAAGAGTTTGTTTAATCTTGTCCAAGGTGAGATCGGGATTCGGATTTATTACGCAGACGAGGCTGCTCCTCCTGCTTCTAAACCGGCGGTAGCTCCTCTTGAACCGGTGGTggaggagaaggaagaggaGGTTAAGGCAGAAGGTCCAGACGAGTCtaacccaccaccaccaccagagACAAAAGATGCCTCTGCTGAAGTAAAAGAAACCACCGagccatcaccaccaccaccaccggagGCTCCTAAGCCTAACGAGGAGGCCTCACCGGCGTTACCTGAAAATGCTACGGttgctggagaagaaccacctgTGCTCGAGCCAGTGTCAGACCAAAAATCACCGGCGGAAGAGCCACCACAGAATCAACCGGAAAGTGAAGACATTCTGCTTGAAACAAGCGACGCGGAGAGCTGGGTTTCGGCGCCGCGATCACCGTTACCAGGAGTCACCATTTCCAGATCCGTATCCGGTTCCATACCCAAAACTAAAACCGGAGGAGGACCGCAACCACTTCCGAGAAGCTTATCAGAAACAGCAAGTTACACCTCAGAGATCTCCGACGTATCAACGATCGAACGGTCCACGTTCGATCTAGTAGAGAAGATGCATTACGTCTTCGTCCGCGTCGTGAAAGCTCGGTCGCTACCAACCTCCGGGACACCAATCACGAAGATCTCACTCTCCGGCACAACCATCGAGTCAAAACCGGCCAGAAAAACGTCAACATTCGAGTGGGATCAAACCTTCGCCTTCCTCCGTGACTCTGCCGATTCCTCTTCCTCTCCGATCCTCGAGATCTCCGTGTGGGAGGCAACCGACACCAGCCACTTCCTCGGCGGAATCTGCTTCGACGTATCGGAGATTCCGCTCCGAGACCCGCCGGATAGTCCGTTAGCGCCGCAGTGGTACCGTCTCGAGGGAGGTGGAGCTCACCACGGGGATCTAATGCTCGCCACGTGGACGGGAACTCAAGCTGACGAATCGTTCCCCGACGCGTGGAAGACTGACACCGCGGGAAACGTGACGGCACGTGCGAAAGTCTACATGTCGCCGAAGCTGTGGTATCTCCGCGCCACTGTGATGGAAGCTCAAGATCTGTTAGCTCCTCAGTTAACGGCGTTTAAGGAAGCGTCGTTTCAACTGAAAGCTCAGTTAGGTTTCCAAGTGCAGAAAACCAAACCCGCCGTCACTCGTAACGGAGCGCCGTCATGGAACGAAGATCTACTCTTCGTAGCCGCCGAGCCTTTCGCCGATCAGCTTGTTTTCACATTGGAGTATCGGACATCGAAAGGACCGGTCACCGTCGGGATGGCGCACGTGCCGCTCACCGCGATCGAGAGGCGCGTCGACGAGCGTTTGGTCGCGTCCAGATGGTTCGGTTTCGAGGATCCGAACGACGAGAAGAGAGGAAACAGATCGAGAGTGCACCTGAGGCTCTGCTTCGACGGCGGATATCACGTGATGGACGAGGCGGCGCACGTGTGTAGCGATTACCGACCGACGGCGAGGCAGCTATGGAAACCGGCGGTTGGGATCGTCGAGCTCGGTGTGATCGGTTGCAAGAATCTCCTGCCGATGAAGACGGTGAATGGAAAAGGATCGACGGACGCGTACACGGTGGCTAAATACGGTTCCAAATGGGTCCGTACCCGAACTGTATCGGATTCACTAGATCCGAAGTGGAACGAGCAGTATACGTGGAAAGTTTACGATCCGTGTACAGTCCTGACCGTAGGAGTCTTCGATAGCTGGGGAGTATACGAAATCGACGGGATAAAAGACGCCACGCGTCAAGATCTTCGTATAGGAAAAGTGCGTATACGTATATCTACCTTAGAGACGGGTAAAGCGTATAGAAATACGTATCCCCTGCTGATGTTAGTTAACGGAGGCGTTAAAAAACTAGGGGAGATAGAATTGGCCGTTAGATTCGTGAGATCAGCTCCACCGCTTGATTTCTTACACGTGTACACCCAACCATTGTTGCCTTTGATGCACCACATCAAACCGTTGACTCTGTTTCAAGAAGACATGTTGAGAAACACCGCCGTGAAGATACTGGCCGTACACTTGTCACGATCTGAACCTCCTCTAAGGCCTGAGATCGTACGTTACATGCTCGACGCCGATTCACAGACTTTCAGTATGCGCAAAGTCCGAGCAAACTGGCTCCGAATTGTCAACGTCGTCGCCGGAATGGTTGACGTGGCGCGATGGGTGGATGACACGCGTTTTTGGAAGAATCCGACAGCGACTCTCCTCGTTCACGCGCTTGTCGTGATGCTGATTTGGTTCCCGGATCTCATTGTTCCGACAATAGCTTTCTACTTGTTCGTAATCGGAGCGTGGAACTACAGGTTCAGGTCACGCGCCGCTCTTCCTCACTTCGATCCGAGACTCTCCCTAGCTGACGCAGCCGATAGAGAGGAGCTGGATGAAGAGTTTGACGTCGTCCCGAGCAACCGGCCGCCGGAGATGGTCCGGTCGAGGTACGATAAGCTGCGAGCGGTCGGAGCTAGAGTTCAGACGATTCTTGGTGAGGTGGCGGCGCAGGGAGAGAAGATGCAGGCTTTGGTGACGTGGCGGGATCCACGAGCGACGGGTATATTCGTGGGGCTGTGTTTAGTGGTGGCGTTGGTGTTGTATCTGATGCCGACGAAGATGGTGGCGATGGCGTCGGGGTTTTATTACTTCAGGCATCCAATATTCCGTGATAGGAAACCTTCTCCGGTGATAAACTTTTTCCGGCGATTACCTTCGTTATCTGATCGGCTCATGTGA
- the LOC108817986 gene encoding putative disease resistance protein At4g11170 isoform X1, whose protein sequence is MSSSSSLCPPRQWKYDVFPSFSGQDVRRNFLSHLLGEFNRKGINTFVDDQIRRSDSIGPELVRAIRASRIGMVILTKNYASSSWCLDELLEIMECRETAGQRVMTIFYDMNPSHVRKQSGDFGEAFERTCVGKTEEHKRRWREALTNVANILGEDSQKWDSEAAMILKIATDVTNMLNFTPSRDFDHLVGMEAHIAKMSSLLCMESNEVRVVGMWGPAGIGKTTIARALYNRVSSDFQLSVFMENVKGSYSGNELDGYSSKLRLQEQFLSKLLTLKDMRINHLGVAEERLNSKKVFIVLDDVDKLEQLEALANEPRCFGAGSRIIVTTEHKELFKGHGVNYIYEVDFPSGDEALQIFSQSAFKQDYPPEGFMELAVEVTNVTNHLPLGLCVLGSSLRGKRKSEWTDELPSLKANLHGDIEKMLRVGYDSLGDDDKYKSIFLHIACLFDGEGEDRVIQLLDNRNCDIKYGLRVLVERALVYISSDKRVMMHHLLRKMGREIVRRQSAHEPGKRQFLIDAQEIYDVLADETGTGSLLGISFNMSETSELYLGERAFRGMHNLQILRFYKKWSDKTRLHLLEGLDCLPLPRKLKLLHWEACPMKQMPFQFRPECLVEINMKESKLRKLWEGVPMLRSLKKMDLSYSISLDELPDLSEAIFLNHLDLRNCESLVRLPFSIWKLGWLKFLHLHSCRNLEPLPANYALFSLSHLDTGSCSKFVDFPEISSSIERLNVSFTPIAAMPPSVENWGCLRKVEMIGCENITEFPRFSYTVTKLHLECTGIKEIPPWISDLYGLKVLSMAFCTELLEISPNICELGELKSLNFKGCYNVREFPAEIFQSFCIWHELELTLVGIGENSLPTYTPEETEDFPLRLYLSENDFVSFPDSVVKQVQYLCLRDCRELESLPDLPDSLSELHADNCVSLESLSQSSRSPHDPKLILSFINCSDLDEEAYELVIQQWACGYAVLPGSEVPDCFIHRASGSSLIFHLNPYLNPWNLYGSLRFKACVVLSPGDELDDVPFCSFQISCYVRGRHSTTVYEWPEIYVDRSNDPLLEDHLFILNSYFTLEGDNIPESEMLFDFRCLGMKVYPDTVSSNILECGVQLLEPCSCKYDGIAHPKVSTIPLKDDEGNNKSIAETGKTNKRARSSDAEEVEKTSKNLRVSN, encoded by the exons AtgtcttcgtcttcttctttgtgTCCCCCTCGCCAATGGAAATACGACGTCTTCCCAAGTTTCAGCGGCCAAGACGTCCGTAGAAACTTCCTCAGCCACTTGCTCGGCGAGTTCAATCGCAAGGGAATCAACACGTTTGTGGACGATCAAATCAGGAGGAGTGACTCCATCGGCCCTGAGCTCGTACGAGCGATAAGAGCATCGAGGATCGGCATGGTCATCCTCACCAAGAACTACGCTTCTTCAAGCTGGTGCTTAGATGAGCTGCTGGAGATTATGGAATGTCGGGAGACTGCAGGTCAGAGAGTGATGACGATCTTCTACGATATGAATCCATCTCATGTGAGGAAACAGAGCGGGGATTTCGGGGAGGCGTTCGAGAGAACTTGCGTGGGGAAAACAGAGGAGCACAAGAGGAGGTGGAGGGAAGCTTTGACTAATGTTGCCAACATACTCGGCGAGGATTCACAGAAGTG GGATAGCGAAGCTgctatgattttaaaaattgctACAGATGTTACTAACATGCTGAACTTCACGCCGTCGAGGGATTTCGATCATTTGGTTGGAATGGAAGCTCACATAGCGAAGATGAGTTCTTTGTTATGTATGGAGTCTAATGAAGTGAGGGTGGTAGGGATGTGGGGTCCTGCAGGAATTGGCAAAACCACTATTGCCAGAGCGTTATATAACCGAGTTTCCAGCGACTTTCAGCTCAGTGTTTTTATGGAGAATGTCAAGGGGAGTTATAGCGGAAATGAGCTTGACGGTTACAGCTCGAAGTTGCGGTTGCAAGAACAGTTCCTTTCTAAATTGCTGACTCTCAAGGATATGAGGATAAATCATTTAGGTGTGGCAGAGGAGAGGCTAAACTCCAAAAAAGTGTTTATTGTTCTTGACGATGTCGATAAACTAGAGCAGCTAGAAGCCTTAGCAAATGAACCTCGGTGTTTTGGTGCTGGAAGTAGGATTATAGTGACCACTGAGCACAAAGAACTTTTTAAGGGGCATGGTGTCAACTATATTTATGAGGTGGACTTTCCGTCTGGGGATGAAGCTCTACAGATCTTTTCTCAATCGGCCTTCAAACAAGATTATCCGCCGGAAGGATTCATGGAGCTTGCAGTTGAAGTTACAAATGTCACTAACCATCTTCCATTAGGACTCTGTGTTTTAGGCTCATCACTGCGAGGTAAAAGAAAAAGTGAGTGGACAGATGAACTACCTAGCCTTAAAGCGAATCTTCATGGCGACATTGAGAAGATGTTAAGAGTCGGCTACGATAGCTTAGGTGATGatgataaatataaatctatatttcTCCATATCGCATGTTTATTCGATGGTGAAGGAGAGGATCGGGTCATTCAGCTACTTGATAATCGTAACTGTGATATTAAATATGGACTTCGTGTACTTGTGGAAAGAGCTCTTGTATATATATCAAGCGACAAACGTGTTATGATGCACCATCTGCTACGAAAAATGGGCAGAGAAATAGTTCGTAGGCAATCTGCTCACGAGCCTGGGAAACGTCAATTCCTTATAGATGCTCAGGAGATTTATGACGTTCTTGCTGATGAGACT GGTACAGGAAGTCTGTTAGGCATATCATTCAACATGTCTGAAACTAGCGAGTTATATCTGGGAGAGCGAGCCTTCCGTGGGATGCATAATCTTCAAATTCTAAGATTCTATAAGAAATGGTCCGATAAAACCAGGCTCCATTTACTTGAAGGTTTGGATTGTTTGCCTCTACCTCGTAAACTTAAGTTGCTTCATTGGGAAGCATGTCCTATGAAGCAGATGCCGTTTCAGTTTCGTCCAGAATGTCTCGTTGAAATCAACATGAAAGAGAGCAAACTTAGGAAGCTATGGGAAGGAGTCCCA atGCTTAGAAGTCTAAAGAAAATGGATTTGAGTTATTCCATTAGTCTGGATGAACTTCCTGACCTTTCAGAGGCAATATTTTTGAACCATTTGGATTTAAGGAATTGTGAAAGCTTGGTTAGGCTTCCTTTTTCTATTTGGAAACTTGGTTGGTTAAAGTTCTTACACCTTCACTCCTGTAGAAACTTAGAGCCTCTTCCAGCAAACTACGCGTTGTTCTCTCTAAGTCACCTCGACACTGGCTCATGCTCGAAATTTGTGGATTTTCCAGAGATCTCTAGTTCTATTGAACGTCTCAATGTGTCCTTTACTCCCATAGCAGCAATGCCTCCATCAGTTGAGAACTGGGGTTGTCTTCGTAAGGTGGAAATGATTGGTTGTGAAAATATTACAGAGTTCCCACGTTTTTCGTACACTGTCACTAAGTTACATCTGGAATGCACAGGAATAAAAGAAATTCCTCCGTGGATCTCGGATCTCTATGGACTCAAAGTATTGTCGATGGCCTTTTGCACAGAGCTGCTAGAGATCTCTCCAAATATTTGCGAGTTAGGAGAACTCAAATCACTTAATTTCAAAGGTTGCTACAATGTAAGGGAGTTCCCTGCAGAAATCTTTCAGAGCTTCTGTATATGGCATGAGTTGGAGTTGACATTGGTGGGCATTGGCGAGAACAGTTTGCCTACATATACACCTGAGGAGACCGAAGATTTCCCATTAAGGCTGTATCTGTCTGAGAATGATTTTGTCAGTTTTCCAGATTCTGTCGTGAAGCAGGTACAATACCTTTGTCTTAGAGACTGCAGAGAACTTGAGTCGCTCCCAGACCTTCCTGACTCGCTGTCAGAACTGCACGCAGATAATTGTGTGTCTCTTGAAAGTTTATCTCAGTCTTCTCGTTCACCTCACGATCCAAAGCTCATCCTCAGTTTCATCAACTGCTCGGATCTGGATGAAGAAGCGTATGAACTAGTCATCCAGCAATGGGCTTGCGGTTATGCAGTTCTACCTGGTAGTGAAGTGCCTGACTGCTTCATTCACCGAGCTAGTGGAAGTTCTCTAATCTTCCATTTAAACCCATATTTAAACCCCTGGAATTTATATGGATCCTTGAGATTCAAGGCCTGTGTTGTTCTTTCCCCGGGAGATGAGCTCGATGATGTGCCTTTTTGTAGTTTCCAAATATCTTGTTACGTAAGAGGCAGACATTCCACCACTGTCTATGAATGGCCAGAGATATATGTGGATAGATCAAATGATCCGCTTCTGGAGGATCATCTGTTTATACTCAACTCTTATTTCACGCTAGAGGGAGACAACATCCCTGAAAGCGAGATGCTTTTTGATTTCAGATGCTTGGGGATGAAAGTATATCCGGACACCGTATCCTCCAATATATTGGAATGTGGTGTACAACTCTTGGAGCCTTGTTCTTGCAAATACGACGGCATAGCTCACCCCAAGGTATCGACTATTCCTCTGAAGGACGATGAAGGCAACAACAAGAGCATTGCAGAGACAGGGAAAACCAATAAACGAGCGAGGTCAAGTGATGCAGAGGAAGTAGAGAAGACGAGCAAAAATCTGAGAGTCAGCAATTGA